The following coding sequences lie in one Capsicum annuum cultivar UCD-10X-F1 chromosome 5, UCD10Xv1.1, whole genome shotgun sequence genomic window:
- the LOC107871977 gene encoding uncharacterized protein LOC107871977 has translation MVITLWSGKELQGEPLMATKEINADMLTQKEKVVEPDKKKTLPLPFPQKYIKAKEDALFKKFIDTFKKLHSNLPLLDVLQSMPKYAKYLRDIVAKKVKLQYVRAITLTEECSAVMTQKIPKKLKYQGNFSIPIQIGSKEVHALSDLGASINLMPLSLFEKLGLVKPRSTIMVLQLVDGSMAYSKEIIEDVLIEVDKFIIPTEFLVLDFVAGEQVPIILGRPFLAIGGALIDVREGKLKMRADDEEVVLYVYKASIENPLYKDLCMIIVMERDECGMPKLLKTSSDYLVERPNMKPPIFNMLKDKRGLKRMKNWLPKEIKRMKKYG, from the exons ATGGTAATCACTTTgtggagtggtaaagagcttcaaggagaacctctcATGGCAACAAAGGAGATAAATGCTGATATGTTGACCCAAAAG gaaaaagttgttgaaccagATAAGAAGAAGACGCTACCACTGCCCTTCCCTCAAAAGTACataaaagcgaaggaggatgcattgttcaaaaagttcattgacACATTCAAAAAGTTGCATAGCAATCTACCTTTACTAGATGTTCtgcagagtatgcctaagtatgcaaagtacttgagggatataGTGGCGAAGAAGGTGAAATTGCAATATGTGCGAGCTATAACACTTACTGAAGAGTGTAGTGCGGTAATGACACAGAAAATTcccaagaaattaaaatatcaGGGGAATTTTTccatccctattcaaattggaaGTAAAGAGGTCCATGCattgagtgatttaggggcaagtataaatttgatgcccctatctctgTTTGAAAAATTGGGCTTGGTAAAGCCTAGATCGACCATCATGGTTTTGCAGCTAGTAGATGGTTCCATGGCATATTCGAAAGaaataattgaggatgtccttATAGAGgttgataaatttattattcctactgaATTTTTGGTTCTTGATTTTGTAGCAGGCGAACAAGTACCAATTATTTTGGGACGTCCATTCTTAGCGATCGGAGGTgctttgattgatgttagagaaggcaaaCTTAAGATGAGGgcagatgatgaagaggtggtattatATGTTTACAAGGCCTCCATTGAAAATCccttatataaagatttatgcatgatcatTGTGATGGAAAGGGATGAGTGTGGGATGCCTAAGCTACTAAAGACCTCTTCCGACTACCTGGTTGAGAGGCCTAATATGAAACCACCAATTTTCAACATGTTAAAAGATAAAAGAGGTTTGAAACGAATGAAAAATTGGCTCCCAAAAGAGATTAAAAGGATGAagaaatatggttga